A DNA window from Bombus huntii isolate Logan2020A chromosome 10, iyBomHunt1.1, whole genome shotgun sequence contains the following coding sequences:
- the LOC126869931 gene encoding phenoloxidase-activating factor 2 isoform X2 → MLLQNALQVFFVTGILRDCALAQDTITFGSNAVVSSTYSDTGYSCCVPKDNCPYSNTGIDIRIVNGNSNCPAGQVCCCSPSSGNLVDSSCGVRKIPVSAHPQGQASYGAYPWQAALLTTNDVYVGSGVLITPNHVLTVAHKVASYTNGGLKVRLGEWDEQSTSETYPYQEYSIKQISIHSQFNSANLQNDVAVITLNSTVPISSSPNINTACLPTGIPAASTRCWVSGWGKDAFGTNGKYQSITKEVDVPIVDQSICENALRQTRLGRSFMLNKNSFICAGGEQGKDACTGDGGSPLVCQFGNNQWQVVGIVAWGIGCATSNIPGVYVNVYNYIPWITQQITQSK, encoded by the exons ATGCTTCTGCAAAATGCGTTGCAAG TTTTCTTCGTTACGGGCATTCTAAGGGACTGTGCTCTGGCACAGGATACGATTACTTTTGGCAGTAATGCAGTTGTGTCATCAA cttACAGTGACACAGGTTATTCGTGCTGTGTTCCAAAGGACAACTGCCCATATTCCAATACGGGAATCGATATTCGAATTGTTAATGGA aattCGAATTGTCCCGCTGGCCAAGTGTGTTGTTGCTCGCCTTCTTCGGGAAACTTGGTCGACTCTAGTTGCGGTGTCAGAAAAATTCCAGTGTCTGCACATCCTCAAGGTCAAGCCAGTTACGGAGCATATCCCTGGCAAGCTGCACTTTTAACGACTAACGACGTTTATGTTGGTTCGGGTGTACTTATTACTCCAAACCATGTGTTAACTGTCGCCCACAAAGTAGCATCTTACAC AAATGGTGGACTTAAAGTGAGACTAGGAGAATGGGATGAACAGTCCACCAGTGAGACTTATCCATATCAAGAATAttcaattaaacaaatatctaTACACTCTCAATTCAATTCTGCTAATCTTCAAAATGATGTAGCAGTAATAACTTTAAATAGTACTGTTCCAATTTCAAGCAGTCCTAATATAAACACTGCATGTCTTCCTACAGGAATACCTGCAGCTTCTACAAG aTGTTGGGTGTCAGGCTGGGGGAAGGATGCATTTGGTACAAATGGCAAATATCAAAGTATAACAAAAGAAGTAGATGTACCAATTGTTGATCAATCAATCTGTGAAAATGCTTTAAGGCAAACTAGGCTTGGACGTTCCTTTATGttgaataaaaatagtttCATATGTGCAGGGGGAGAACAAGGAAAAGATGCATGCACA GGTGATGGTGGTTCACCATTAGTATGTCAATTTGGTAACAACCAATGGCAAGTTGTTGGAATAGTTGCATGGGGTATTGGTTGTGCAACTAGTAATATTCCTGGTGTATATGTCAATGTGTATAATTATATTCCATGGATTACACAACAAATAACTCAGAGCAAAtga
- the LOC126869929 gene encoding protein cereblon: MDANADDDGTHSELEYPENRQNNVEEDYSEENTDETSISTESTFDLTLPATHSYLGHNLEELRGRTILDDGLYVNLPLLVKQSVMLFPGQTLPMTVFDAQTIDMIRTCIENDRTLGVVCLGYDKMVPIGTTAEIYECMYDPDQGFRLKAKGRQRFKILRVIIQGYDKISARVQVLPEITLGPPFLDERIASLDHIRIHPKNEEDFKKQEKVENLDAVVTPWPAWVYRQYDPLRLSLKIRQRLQFIESKGSSIPEDPSDLSFWVAQNLLLDDNERIVLLNYDCAISRLQREMKYLVEDKVFVCCNCDSYIGRQSHMFPMSKEGPQGTYCNPSGIIHETVTLYHAQGLALSDNPPSINYTWFPGYAWIVATCRNCGDHMGWRFTAVQNNLRPRAFWGLIRKSLKSKEK; this comes from the exons ATGGATGCCAATGCAGATGATGACGGAACACACAGCGAATTAG AATATCCAGAAAATAGACAAAATAATGTCGAAGAGGATTATTCAGAAGAAAATACAGATGAAACATCTATATCTACTGAAAGTACTTTTGACTTGACATTACCAGCAACACATTCT TATTTAGGGCATAATTTAGAAGAACTTAGAGGGAGGACAATATTAGATGATGGACTTTACGTTAACTTGCCATTATTAGTGAAACAGTCTGTCATGTTATTTCCTGGACAAACATTACCAATGACAGTATTTGATGCACAAACCATTGATATGATAAGAACTTGCATTGAAAATGACAGGACATTAGGTGTTGTATGTTTGGGATATGATAAAATGGTACCAATAGGCACAACTGCTGAAATTTATGAATGTATGTATGATCCTGATCAAGGTTTTCGTTTGAAAGCTAAAGGCAGGCAAAGATTTAAGATTCTCAGAGTTATAATTCAG GGATATGATAAAATATCAGCCCGTGTACAAGTTTTACCAGAAATAACGCTTGGGCCACCATTCTTAGACGAACGTATAGCCTCGTTAGATCATATACGAATACATCCGAAAAATGAGGAAGATTttaagaaacaagaaaaagtagaaaatttaGATGCTGTAGTAACCCCTTGGCCTGCTTGGGTATACCGACAATATGATCCTTTAAGACTTTCGTTAAAAATACGACAACGTTTACAATTTATCGAAAGCA AAGGAAGTAGTATACCAGAAGATCCATCAGACTTATCATTCTGGGTTGCCCAAAATTTGTTACTAGATGATAATGAGCGAatcgttttattaaattacgaTTGCGCAATTTCAAGGCTAcaaagagaaatgaaatatctagtagaa GATAAAGTATTTGTTTGTTGTAATTGCGATTCTTACATTGGAAGACAATCACATATGTTTCCAATGAGTAAAGAAGGTCCACAGGGTACATATTGTAACCCTTCTGGTATTATACATGAAACTGTAACTTTATATCACGCGCAAGGCCTTGCCCTAAGTGATAATCCACCGTCAATAAATTATACATGGTTTCCAGG ATACGCCTGGATTGTCGCAACGTGTAGAAATTGTGGTGATCATATGGGATGGAGGTTTACAGCAgttcaaaataatttaagaCCTAGGGCATTTTGGGGATTGATACGTAAAAGTTtgaaaagtaaagaaaaatga
- the LOC126869930 gene encoding inhibitor of growth protein 3 isoform X2 — MREMDLGVQNSMDSLEKKVKIFFANAKKMKPSEKEAEYEAIRREYYKTLEDADEKVHLANQMYDLVDRYLRRLDQELHKFKMELEADNKGITEILEKRSLELDQPPTNSSQKENRYSFTTSSRSRDNHSHSRAEKRRDSNASSTSIEKRLAIEKISPSLPESRPASANSGPIIAATSVPSTPTAIANSVGSVSYNLGHIGAGGNAIAAAASQAIAATQQMQHGRRTASLKASYEAINTGGVHAAEFSRELAGAAQTAIAAIQQETTKKHKKKVTAVPSSSVVAASVQQPVSPPVITTNTQVVDSDNPDWTYDPNEPRYCICNQVSYGDMVACDNSDCPFEWFHYPCVGITAPPKGKWYCPQCTSSMKRRGGRKN, encoded by the exons ATGAGAGAAATGGACTTAGGTGTACAGA ATTCAATGGATAGTTTAGAAAAAAAGGTAAAGATTTTTTTTGCAAATGCAAAAAAGATGAAACCTAGTGAAAAGGAAGCAGAATATGAAGCTATTAGAagagaatattataaaacttTAGAGGATGCAGATGAGAAGGTGCATTTAGCTAATCAGATGTATGACTTAGTAGATAGATATTTGAGAAGATTAGACCAGGAATTGCACAAATTTAAAATGGAGCTGGAAGCAGATAATAAAGGTATCACAGAAATACTGGAGAAAAGGTCATTGGAGCTAGATCAACCACCTACGAATAGTAGTCAAAAAGAGAATCGATATAGCTTTACAACATCCAGTAGGTCACGAGACAATCATAGTCATT cTCGAGCAGAAAAAAGGAGAGATTCAAATGCATCTTCTACATCAATAGAAAAACGCTTAGCTATAGAAAAAATTTCTCCAAGTCTTCCTGAATCGCGACCAGCTTCTGCAAATTCAGGACCAATTATCGCCGCTACTAGCGTGCCATCTACTCCTACAGCAATCGCGAATTCTGTTGGTTCTGTGAGTTATAATCTCGGTCACATAGGAGCTGGTGGAAATGCTATAGCAGCTGCAGCATCACAAGCAATTGCTGCGACGCAACAAATGCAACACGGCAGACGTACTGCCAGCTTAAAAGCTAGTTATGAAGCCATTAACACTGGAGGTGTACATGCAGCCGAATTTAGTAGAGAATTAGCTGGCGCTGCTCAGACTGCCATTGCAGCTATACAGCAAGAAACAACTAAAAAGCATAAAAA AAAAGTAACTGCTGTCCCAAGTTCGAGTGTAGTTGCTGCCTCTGTTCAGCAACCTGTATCACCTCCAGTTATAACTACAAATACACAAGTTGTAGATTCAGATAATCCAGATTGGACTTATGATCCAAATGAACCAAGATATTGTATATGTAATCAAGTATCTTATGGGGATATGGTTGCCTGTGACAATTCAGAT TGTCCTTTTGAATGGTTTCACTATCCATGTGTGGGTATCACTGCACCTCCAAAAGGAAAATGGTACTGTCCTCAATGTACATCTTCTATGAAGAGACGTGGAGGTCGGAAAAACTGA
- the LOC126869930 gene encoding inhibitor of growth protein 3 isoform X1: MLYLEDYVEMIEHLPQELRDRFTEMREMDLGVQNSMDSLEKKVKIFFANAKKMKPSEKEAEYEAIRREYYKTLEDADEKVHLANQMYDLVDRYLRRLDQELHKFKMELEADNKGITEILEKRSLELDQPPTNSSQKENRYSFTTSSRSRDNHSHSRAEKRRDSNASSTSIEKRLAIEKISPSLPESRPASANSGPIIAATSVPSTPTAIANSVGSVSYNLGHIGAGGNAIAAAASQAIAATQQMQHGRRTASLKASYEAINTGGVHAAEFSRELAGAAQTAIAAIQQETTKKHKKKVTAVPSSSVVAASVQQPVSPPVITTNTQVVDSDNPDWTYDPNEPRYCICNQVSYGDMVACDNSDCPFEWFHYPCVGITAPPKGKWYCPQCTSSMKRRGGRKN; encoded by the exons ATGCTTTACTTGGAAGATTATGTTGAAA TGATCGAGCACCTACCACAAGAATTAAGAGACCGGTTCACAGAAATGAGAGAAATGGACTTAGGTGTACAGA ATTCAATGGATAGTTTAGAAAAAAAGGTAAAGATTTTTTTTGCAAATGCAAAAAAGATGAAACCTAGTGAAAAGGAAGCAGAATATGAAGCTATTAGAagagaatattataaaacttTAGAGGATGCAGATGAGAAGGTGCATTTAGCTAATCAGATGTATGACTTAGTAGATAGATATTTGAGAAGATTAGACCAGGAATTGCACAAATTTAAAATGGAGCTGGAAGCAGATAATAAAGGTATCACAGAAATACTGGAGAAAAGGTCATTGGAGCTAGATCAACCACCTACGAATAGTAGTCAAAAAGAGAATCGATATAGCTTTACAACATCCAGTAGGTCACGAGACAATCATAGTCATT cTCGAGCAGAAAAAAGGAGAGATTCAAATGCATCTTCTACATCAATAGAAAAACGCTTAGCTATAGAAAAAATTTCTCCAAGTCTTCCTGAATCGCGACCAGCTTCTGCAAATTCAGGACCAATTATCGCCGCTACTAGCGTGCCATCTACTCCTACAGCAATCGCGAATTCTGTTGGTTCTGTGAGTTATAATCTCGGTCACATAGGAGCTGGTGGAAATGCTATAGCAGCTGCAGCATCACAAGCAATTGCTGCGACGCAACAAATGCAACACGGCAGACGTACTGCCAGCTTAAAAGCTAGTTATGAAGCCATTAACACTGGAGGTGTACATGCAGCCGAATTTAGTAGAGAATTAGCTGGCGCTGCTCAGACTGCCATTGCAGCTATACAGCAAGAAACAACTAAAAAGCATAAAAA AAAAGTAACTGCTGTCCCAAGTTCGAGTGTAGTTGCTGCCTCTGTTCAGCAACCTGTATCACCTCCAGTTATAACTACAAATACACAAGTTGTAGATTCAGATAATCCAGATTGGACTTATGATCCAAATGAACCAAGATATTGTATATGTAATCAAGTATCTTATGGGGATATGGTTGCCTGTGACAATTCAGAT TGTCCTTTTGAATGGTTTCACTATCCATGTGTGGGTATCACTGCACCTCCAAAAGGAAAATGGTACTGTCCTCAATGTACATCTTCTATGAAGAGACGTGGAGGTCGGAAAAACTGA
- the LOC126869931 gene encoding phenoloxidase-activating factor 2 isoform X1 has protein sequence MLLQNALQGILVVYKSTEAREFEILFFFNSARSCKVQEIILQHSIMSYILFAVFFVTGILRDCALAQDTITFGSNAVVSSTYSDTGYSCCVPKDNCPYSNTGIDIRIVNGNSNCPAGQVCCCSPSSGNLVDSSCGVRKIPVSAHPQGQASYGAYPWQAALLTTNDVYVGSGVLITPNHVLTVAHKVASYTNGGLKVRLGEWDEQSTSETYPYQEYSIKQISIHSQFNSANLQNDVAVITLNSTVPISSSPNINTACLPTGIPAASTRCWVSGWGKDAFGTNGKYQSITKEVDVPIVDQSICENALRQTRLGRSFMLNKNSFICAGGEQGKDACTGDGGSPLVCQFGNNQWQVVGIVAWGIGCATSNIPGVYVNVYNYIPWITQQITQSK, from the exons ATGCTTCTGCAAAATGCGTTGCAAGGTATCCTGGTTGTATATAAATCAACGGAGGCTCGCGAGTTTGAAATCTTGTTCTTTTTCAACTCTGCGCGCTCTTGTAAAGTACAGGAAATTATTTTGCAACATTCAATTATGTCTTATATACTATTTGCAGTTTTCTTCGTTACGGGCATTCTAAGGGACTGTGCTCTGGCACAGGATACGATTACTTTTGGCAGTAATGCAGTTGTGTCATCAA cttACAGTGACACAGGTTATTCGTGCTGTGTTCCAAAGGACAACTGCCCATATTCCAATACGGGAATCGATATTCGAATTGTTAATGGA aattCGAATTGTCCCGCTGGCCAAGTGTGTTGTTGCTCGCCTTCTTCGGGAAACTTGGTCGACTCTAGTTGCGGTGTCAGAAAAATTCCAGTGTCTGCACATCCTCAAGGTCAAGCCAGTTACGGAGCATATCCCTGGCAAGCTGCACTTTTAACGACTAACGACGTTTATGTTGGTTCGGGTGTACTTATTACTCCAAACCATGTGTTAACTGTCGCCCACAAAGTAGCATCTTACAC AAATGGTGGACTTAAAGTGAGACTAGGAGAATGGGATGAACAGTCCACCAGTGAGACTTATCCATATCAAGAATAttcaattaaacaaatatctaTACACTCTCAATTCAATTCTGCTAATCTTCAAAATGATGTAGCAGTAATAACTTTAAATAGTACTGTTCCAATTTCAAGCAGTCCTAATATAAACACTGCATGTCTTCCTACAGGAATACCTGCAGCTTCTACAAG aTGTTGGGTGTCAGGCTGGGGGAAGGATGCATTTGGTACAAATGGCAAATATCAAAGTATAACAAAAGAAGTAGATGTACCAATTGTTGATCAATCAATCTGTGAAAATGCTTTAAGGCAAACTAGGCTTGGACGTTCCTTTATGttgaataaaaatagtttCATATGTGCAGGGGGAGAACAAGGAAAAGATGCATGCACA GGTGATGGTGGTTCACCATTAGTATGTCAATTTGGTAACAACCAATGGCAAGTTGTTGGAATAGTTGCATGGGGTATTGGTTGTGCAACTAGTAATATTCCTGGTGTATATGTCAATGTGTATAATTATATTCCATGGATTACACAACAAATAACTCAGAGCAAAtga
- the LOC126869931 gene encoding phenoloxidase-activating factor 2 isoform X3, which yields MLLQNALQAYSDTGYSCCVPKDNCPYSNTGIDIRIVNGNSNCPAGQVCCCSPSSGNLVDSSCGVRKIPVSAHPQGQASYGAYPWQAALLTTNDVYVGSGVLITPNHVLTVAHKVASYTNGGLKVRLGEWDEQSTSETYPYQEYSIKQISIHSQFNSANLQNDVAVITLNSTVPISSSPNINTACLPTGIPAASTRCWVSGWGKDAFGTNGKYQSITKEVDVPIVDQSICENALRQTRLGRSFMLNKNSFICAGGEQGKDACTGDGGSPLVCQFGNNQWQVVGIVAWGIGCATSNIPGVYVNVYNYIPWITQQITQSK from the exons ATGCTTCTGCAAAATGCGTTGCAAG cttACAGTGACACAGGTTATTCGTGCTGTGTTCCAAAGGACAACTGCCCATATTCCAATACGGGAATCGATATTCGAATTGTTAATGGA aattCGAATTGTCCCGCTGGCCAAGTGTGTTGTTGCTCGCCTTCTTCGGGAAACTTGGTCGACTCTAGTTGCGGTGTCAGAAAAATTCCAGTGTCTGCACATCCTCAAGGTCAAGCCAGTTACGGAGCATATCCCTGGCAAGCTGCACTTTTAACGACTAACGACGTTTATGTTGGTTCGGGTGTACTTATTACTCCAAACCATGTGTTAACTGTCGCCCACAAAGTAGCATCTTACAC AAATGGTGGACTTAAAGTGAGACTAGGAGAATGGGATGAACAGTCCACCAGTGAGACTTATCCATATCAAGAATAttcaattaaacaaatatctaTACACTCTCAATTCAATTCTGCTAATCTTCAAAATGATGTAGCAGTAATAACTTTAAATAGTACTGTTCCAATTTCAAGCAGTCCTAATATAAACACTGCATGTCTTCCTACAGGAATACCTGCAGCTTCTACAAG aTGTTGGGTGTCAGGCTGGGGGAAGGATGCATTTGGTACAAATGGCAAATATCAAAGTATAACAAAAGAAGTAGATGTACCAATTGTTGATCAATCAATCTGTGAAAATGCTTTAAGGCAAACTAGGCTTGGACGTTCCTTTATGttgaataaaaatagtttCATATGTGCAGGGGGAGAACAAGGAAAAGATGCATGCACA GGTGATGGTGGTTCACCATTAGTATGTCAATTTGGTAACAACCAATGGCAAGTTGTTGGAATAGTTGCATGGGGTATTGGTTGTGCAACTAGTAATATTCCTGGTGTATATGTCAATGTGTATAATTATATTCCATGGATTACACAACAAATAACTCAGAGCAAAtga